One Syntrophobacterales bacterium genomic window carries:
- a CDS encoding ABC transporter ATP-binding protein encodes MADGTILRITDLTKEYDSARVVDHISFSIGPGEIVGLLGPNGAGKTTTINMVLGILRPTAGTIEILGKDLKKFRSEVTRNINFAAIYAHMPANLTVRQNLYVFGLLYEVGNLKEQIKKLLREFDLESLAGVRAGLLSSGELSRLNLAKAVLNQPRLLLLDEPTASLDPNMSKLIRERIKKHATDSGAGILWTSHNMNEIEEVCNRVMFLSKGRILLSGNPRLLPAQHGKKDLEELFIAAAREPLRLKE; translated from the coding sequence ATGGCTGATGGAACTATTTTGAGAATTACGGACTTGACAAAGGAGTATGATTCGGCAAGAGTCGTCGATCATATCTCTTTTTCAATAGGACCAGGCGAGATAGTGGGCCTTCTGGGTCCGAACGGTGCGGGAAAGACTACTACCATCAACATGGTCCTGGGCATTCTGCGACCGACGGCCGGTACCATTGAAATACTGGGCAAAGACCTGAAGAAATTCAGATCCGAGGTCACCAGAAACATAAACTTCGCCGCAATTTATGCCCATATGCCTGCTAATCTCACCGTACGACAGAATCTGTATGTGTTCGGCCTGCTCTATGAAGTAGGGAATCTCAAGGAACAGATAAAAAAACTTCTTCGGGAATTTGATCTGGAAAGTCTGGCCGGAGTCAGAGCCGGATTACTCTCGTCCGGAGAGTTGAGCCGCCTTAACCTCGCCAAAGCCGTGCTCAACCAACCACGTCTTCTTCTTCTCGACGAGCCAACCGCCTCGCTGGACCCTAACATGTCAAAGCTCATTCGCGAAAGAATAAAGAAGCATGCGACAGACTCCGGCGCCGGAATACTCTGGACTTCGCACAATATGAACGAGATAGAGGAGGTCTGCAACAGGGTCATGTTCCTATCCAAGGGCAGAATACTCCTCTCCGGCAACCCGCGGTTGCTTCCGGCACAGCATGGAAAGAAAGACCTGGAAGAACTGTTCATAGCGGCAGCCAGGGAACCGCTCCGCCTCAAGGAATAA
- a CDS encoding protein-L-isoaspartate(D-aspartate) O-methyltransferase, with protein MVDTQVVTRGIKDERVIRALQEVPRHLFVDEAFRPQAYDDNPLPIGEKQTISQPYIVALMTEALRLQGTETMLEIGTGSGYQTAILARLAEQVYSIERIPGLAKRARKIFDALKCTNIVVTISDGTMGWKEHAPYDRIIVTAAAPQPPKTLLNQLGIEGRLVIPVGDESSQNLMMYTRDNDGQFSSENLGGCRFVKLIGEQGWKD; from the coding sequence ATGGTAGACACCCAGGTGGTGACTCGAGGCATCAAGGATGAGCGGGTCATAAGAGCCTTGCAGGAAGTACCAAGACATCTTTTTGTCGACGAAGCGTTCCGTCCTCAGGCTTACGATGACAATCCGCTCCCTATAGGCGAGAAACAGACCATATCTCAGCCCTATATCGTTGCCCTCATGACCGAGGCGCTCCGGCTGCAGGGAACGGAAACGATGCTTGAAATCGGTACCGGCTCGGGATATCAAACCGCAATCCTTGCCCGTCTCGCAGAGCAGGTCTACTCCATAGAGCGCATACCAGGACTGGCGAAGAGGGCCCGCAAAATTTTCGACGCCCTGAAGTGTACAAACATAGTGGTTACAATAAGTGATGGGACAATGGGATGGAAAGAACATGCCCCTTATGACAGGATCATAGTGACCGCAGCGGCTCCGCAACCTCCAAAGACCCTGCTCAATCAACTGGGCATAGAGGGAAGATTGGTTATTCCGGTAGGAGACGAGTCTTCTCAGAATCTCATGATGTATACACGAGATAATGACGGCCAGTTCAGTAGCGAGAACTTGGGAGGATGCAGGTTCGTAAAGCTTATAGGAGAGCAGGGCTGGAAGGATTAA
- a CDS encoding methyltransferase domain-containing protein, which translates to MKLINENDLILIIYNDRKYLKRVTSDKTFHGKGGTVNFSDLVGKQYGIRYGEYDLYEPTMEDIIMYGLMRETQIVFPKDGFYIPFKLNLRPGSRVLEVGTGSGALTFIFSRAVGPEGKVISFEKEDRHFRNARKNLERFLDWKNVEMRHEDIMYLIDYGGSYFDAAFIDVREPWVCLKKVRTLMRQSSTVGMIVPTANQVAEILKEIHRGFGHVEVIEIMLRKYKTVAERVRPEDRMIGHTGYLIFGRRLADIAAGSPVKSHEEDANETICLESFSDGEA; encoded by the coding sequence ATGAAGCTGATTAACGAGAATGATTTGATTCTGATAATCTACAATGACCGAAAATATCTAAAGAGGGTGACCTCTGACAAGACTTTCCACGGGAAAGGAGGTACTGTCAATTTTTCCGACCTCGTGGGAAAACAGTATGGTATCAGGTATGGCGAGTATGACCTCTATGAGCCGACCATGGAGGATATCATTATGTACGGACTGATGAGGGAGACGCAGATAGTTTTCCCTAAAGATGGTTTCTACATCCCCTTCAAGCTTAACCTGAGGCCGGGCTCTCGGGTCCTTGAAGTTGGAACGGGGAGCGGTGCGCTGACTTTTATTTTTTCCCGTGCAGTGGGGCCTGAAGGTAAGGTGATCTCATTTGAAAAAGAAGACCGGCATTTCCGTAACGCGAGAAAAAACCTGGAGCGGTTTCTTGATTGGAAGAATGTGGAGATGCGCCATGAAGATATAATGTATTTAATCGATTATGGCGGCAGCTACTTTGATGCAGCCTTCATTGACGTTAGGGAACCTTGGGTGTGCCTCAAAAAAGTAAGAACCTTGATGAGACAAAGCAGTACCGTCGGTATGATCGTGCCCACTGCGAACCAGGTGGCCGAGATATTGAAAGAGATTCACAGGGGCTTCGGGCATGTCGAAGTGATCGAGATAATGCTAAGGAAGTACAAGACCGTGGCGGAGCGGGTGAGACCCGAGGACAGGATGATCGGACACACGGGGTATTTGATCTTCGGCCGGAGACTGGCAGACATTGCCGCAGGGTCTCCCGTAAAGTCTCATGAAGAAGACGCCAATGAAACCATCTGCTTAGAAAGTTTCAGTGATGGAGAAGCATAA
- the proC gene encoding pyrroline-5-carboxylate reductase — translation MNDIGIIGLGNMGEAILKALLKTGMRKDKIRCAEAKPGRLRFIKESYGVECMSGIEEIAATSDRIIIAVKPQDSSDLLHNCAPLIREQTVLISIMAGITTSNILSLVGKPAKVVRVMPNVCVKVGEGVMGITANHFVTREEMEETQRIFEPLGRMVEVNEDLMDGVTALGGSGPAFLLLFLEGMIDSGVNMGIPRDKAKILSLQVLKGTAKMLEDEDIHPTIMKEMITSPGGTTIAGLVSLEKDGVRGSVIKAIEKAGKRAKKLSL, via the coding sequence ATGAATGATATAGGAATAATCGGCCTTGGCAATATGGGCGAGGCTATTCTTAAAGCCCTTCTCAAGACAGGTATGAGAAAAGATAAGATTCGGTGCGCGGAAGCGAAGCCCGGCAGACTCAGGTTTATAAAGGAGTCTTACGGGGTGGAATGTATGTCTGGAATTGAGGAGATAGCAGCAACTTCCGACAGGATAATAATCGCCGTGAAGCCTCAGGACTCCAGCGATCTCTTACATAACTGTGCACCCTTAATAAGAGAGCAAACCGTCCTCATCTCCATAATGGCCGGGATAACCACTTCAAATATCCTTTCGTTGGTCGGCAAGCCGGCCAAAGTAGTCAGAGTCATGCCCAATGTATGTGTAAAGGTTGGCGAGGGAGTTATGGGGATCACAGCAAACCACTTTGTCACGAGGGAAGAGATGGAAGAGACGCAGAGAATATTCGAACCCCTTGGCAGGATGGTAGAGGTAAATGAAGACCTCATGGATGGGGTCACCGCCCTCGGAGGAAGCGGACCGGCTTTTCTTCTTCTTTTTCTGGAAGGGATGATTGATTCGGGGGTCAATATGGGTATCCCCAGAGATAAAGCGAAGATACTCTCGCTTCAAGTCTTGAAAGGCACAGCGAAAATGCTTGAAGACGAGGATATACATCCAACCATCATGAAAGAGATGATAACGTCCCCAGGCGGGACCACCATCGCCGGACTCGTTTCCCTAGAAAAAGACGGCGTAAGAGGGAGCGTTATCAAGGCAATAGAGAAGGCAGGCAAGAGGGCTAAAAAACTCTCCCTATGA
- a CDS encoding ABC transporter permease, producing MSLSRVCAVFVRQLFLLKSNPTRLVGIFLWLVIDIIQWGFISRYLGTFGTAIFNFITVILGAILLWGFMSRIQQGIFMAFLEDIWAQNFINFFASPLKIREYLSGLVLTSITNGIAGFLAIAAIAGVAFGYNIFKLGALLLPFMIILLIFGIAMGIFVSAIIFRLGPSAEWIGWPIPIVLSLFAGVYYPVSTLPYALRVFARLVPASYVFESIRSILTSGGFPESLVSDLLVGSTLSIGYLLLSSLFFIRIYRKNLQNGNISRFNAEAL from the coding sequence ATGAGCCTGTCAAGAGTTTGCGCCGTTTTTGTCCGCCAGTTGTTCTTGCTCAAAAGCAATCCTACGAGACTGGTGGGCATTTTCCTCTGGCTGGTCATCGACATCATCCAATGGGGTTTTATCAGCAGATATCTCGGTACTTTCGGGACGGCAATCTTTAACTTCATCACGGTGATCCTGGGGGCTATCCTCCTGTGGGGATTCATGAGTCGTATTCAACAGGGAATATTTATGGCATTTCTTGAGGACATTTGGGCTCAAAACTTCATCAACTTTTTTGCCTCACCCCTGAAAATCAGAGAGTATCTAAGCGGACTGGTGTTGACAAGCATAACAAACGGCATTGCAGGTTTTCTCGCTATAGCCGCCATCGCAGGAGTGGCTTTCGGCTACAACATCTTCAAGTTGGGGGCACTCCTTTTACCGTTCATGATCATCCTCCTGATTTTCGGAATCGCCATGGGAATCTTTGTCTCGGCCATTATTTTCAGACTGGGGCCATCTGCCGAGTGGATCGGCTGGCCCATCCCTATAGTACTCTCCCTCTTTGCAGGGGTTTACTATCCCGTCTCCACATTACCGTATGCCTTAAGAGTCTTCGCCAGGCTTGTCCCTGCATCATACGTTTTTGAAAGCATCCGGAGTATTCTCACGAGTGGAGGCTTCCCGGAGAGCCTCGTATCGGATCTCCTGGTCGGCTCCACACTCTCCATTGGCTATCTTCTCCTATCATCCCTATTTTTCATCCGCATCTACCGGAAAAACCTGCAAAACGGGAACATTTCCCGGTTCAACGCGGAAGCGCTTTGA
- the murJ gene encoding murein biosynthesis integral membrane protein MurJ, which produces MEQKFSDKKTSASPLADIVRKGSIITVITMISRPIGYVREAIQAYLFGATLLVDAFIVAFNFPELIQTLFFSGATSAFLVPVCTKYMKNDEEYSEIYSTFINLSIIITLFVSLIFLLFSGGIVSLIAPGFAPSAKSVTQYLFIIMIPVITFHTMLSIMKAFLNAKDHFAAPEISGVLWNIAFIVSALTLSHKIHIYSLAVGATVGSMLQIIVQFPYIRKLHMRYRPVLSLRHPSVMEAKRLFTGALIATSIVPVNSFIGRIIASYLPHGEVASLSYAFRIFILPFSLFGVPIYTVMFSKISRLFHDRKWPEIFSHIDSSIILLFITLVPSTIFLCALGDTCIKVLYERGAFTARDTALTSKALIGYGSGLIFYALSISFVRVFNALHDMKTPALVGLSSIVLNAFLAYGLMIPLANLGISLATSIVSLYNFLFLYLLLKKKTGYAPNRSALQKAAESLLAGLILFPLLIAVKKILHGSQYLSLVSGFVLTAIVYGIFFRKYYGRELRRKLRPAGTQ; this is translated from the coding sequence TTGGAACAGAAATTCTCTGACAAGAAAACTTCTGCAAGCCCTCTCGCGGATATTGTAAGAAAAGGTTCGATAATTACGGTAATCACCATGATAAGCAGGCCTATCGGCTATGTCAGGGAGGCAATCCAGGCATACCTGTTCGGCGCAACTCTTCTTGTGGATGCATTTATCGTGGCGTTCAATTTCCCGGAGCTTATCCAGACGCTTTTTTTCTCCGGGGCAACGAGTGCGTTTCTTGTTCCTGTGTGCACAAAATATATGAAAAATGATGAGGAATATTCGGAGATCTATTCCACGTTTATTAACCTTTCCATAATAATAACCCTTTTCGTCTCCCTTATTTTTCTGCTGTTCAGCGGAGGCATCGTAAGCCTCATTGCGCCAGGATTTGCGCCCAGCGCGAAGAGCGTCACACAGTATCTTTTTATCATTATGATACCGGTGATCACCTTCCACACAATGCTCTCAATTATGAAGGCCTTTCTCAATGCAAAAGACCATTTTGCGGCTCCGGAAATTTCCGGAGTGCTGTGGAATATCGCGTTCATCGTTTCCGCCTTAACGTTAAGCCACAAGATACACATATACAGCCTTGCAGTAGGAGCAACCGTGGGATCAATGCTTCAGATTATCGTACAGTTCCCCTACATACGTAAGCTTCACATGCGATACAGGCCCGTCCTTTCTCTCCGTCATCCGTCCGTCATGGAGGCAAAACGCCTGTTCACCGGCGCCCTCATTGCCACATCCATAGTACCGGTAAACAGTTTCATAGGAAGGATTATCGCATCGTACCTTCCCCACGGGGAGGTTGCTTCCCTCTCTTATGCGTTCCGGATATTCATACTCCCTTTCAGCCTCTTTGGCGTTCCTATTTACACTGTCATGTTTTCCAAGATATCCCGTCTCTTTCACGACCGAAAATGGCCCGAGATATTCTCTCATATTGACAGTTCCATTATTCTTCTTTTTATAACCCTTGTTCCTTCCACTATATTTCTATGTGCACTCGGGGATACATGTATCAAGGTTCTCTATGAGAGGGGCGCCTTTACGGCAAGAGATACCGCCCTTACGAGTAAAGCGCTCATAGGGTATGGCTCCGGTTTGATATTCTATGCTCTTTCTATCTCCTTCGTCAGAGTGTTTAACGCATTGCACGACATGAAGACTCCCGCTCTGGTGGGCTTATCGTCTATTGTTCTCAACGCGTTTCTCGCATATGGGCTCATGATACCCCTCGCGAATTTGGGCATCTCGCTCGCCACCTCAATAGTCTCTCTCTATAATTTTCTGTTCCTTTATCTTCTCCTGAAGAAAAAAACAGGGTATGCACCAAACCGCTCCGCGCTGCAAAAAGCCGCAGAATCACTTCTTGCCGGCCTTATCCTGTTCCCTCTTCTAATCGCCGTCAAGAAAATACTCCACGGGAGTCAGTACCTCTCCCTTGTGAGCGGCTTTGTTCTCACCGCAATCGTCTACGGTATCTTTTTCAGGAAATATTACGGCAGAGAATTGCGCAGAAAGTTGCGTCCCGCAGGAACCCAGTGA